Below is a genomic region from Argonema galeatum A003/A1.
GTCAAGAGGCTTATCAACATCTAACCAGAGCCAAAGATGCCACGTTTGAATTAACAGATGCCATCCTGCTCACCCCTGAAAGCTTACTGTTTAGCAGACCTATCATTATCACCAGTATTTCGACGCTCTTGGCCTAGCATCTATGAAGCTTTACAAGATTGTAGACCACAGCGCAATAAGTTAATGCGTCTGTACATCCAACAGATGCCAAGGGATGTACGTCCAATCCTAGCAGGCGACCACACAAGTTGGTCACGACCTGATGCTCACACACTACAAGAAAGAACGATTGAACACCTTGCCAGTAGCATTGATGGGAATCGACCGATTACCATCGGTCAGGGATACAGTACAATTGCCTGGATACCAGAAGATGCCATGCCGGTAGTTGGGCCTTACCTTTAAGACACGAACGGATTACCAGTTGGGAAAATCCCATCAAGAAAGCCGTATGGCAACTCCAACAAGTCTGTAAATATTTACCCCAAAGACCGATTTCTTTGTGGGATAGCGAATATGGATGCGCCCCTTTTATCCTCAAAACCGCTTCGATTCCCGCCGACAAATTAATCCGACTCCGCTCCAATTTATGTTTACGGACTTCGCCGCCACCATATTGTGGTAAGGGTCGTCCTCGCCTACATGGAGATAAGTTTAAACTTAATGATTCTACCACTTGGACAACAGCAATTGAAAGTGTAGAATTAGAACATCCGACATTAGGACAGAACTTAGGATGAGAGGAGCAATCTCC
It encodes:
- a CDS encoding transposase, whose amino-acid sequence is MTSWENPIKKAVWQLQQVCKYLPQRPISLWDSEYGCAPFILKTASIPADKLIRLRSNLCLRTSPPPYCGKGRPRLHGDKFKLNDSTTWTTAIESVELEHPTLGQNLG